A region of Toxorhynchites rutilus septentrionalis strain SRP chromosome 1, ASM2978413v1, whole genome shotgun sequence DNA encodes the following proteins:
- the LOC129762669 gene encoding pupal cuticle protein-like — protein MMRAFVLGSVLLLASACSASHWGHDSPATHWDHYASGHNTWHGPQHYPVIVKGVPVETPEVQHAKAAHTAAHAKVAKYDQYTPIHESTNHHAKSFYSSQHVPVIKNGVPVETPEVQHAKALHAAAHAKAAKYDTYAPVHGDYYGRSYGLWHDFPAIKNGFPVETPEVQHAKAAHFAAHLEAKARLHKRSAYSAPLVHVPLDTPEVAAAKAAHFAAHAAAKTGHGSPAAHWDHYAPEQRAWHGPLHYPVIVKGVPVETPEVQHAKATHAAAYAKVASTDRYIPIHEDQYARNYDSWHGSQYVPVVIKNGVPVETPEVQHAKAVFLRAHASASVHSRSYGHDDDDGSYKPELYDRVY, from the exons ATGATGAGAGCTTTT GTTTTAGGATCCGTTCTGCTGTTGGCTTCGGCCTGTTCCGCTTCGCATTGGGGTCATGACTCCCCAGCAACTCACTGGGATCATTACGCTTCAGGACATAATACATGGCACGGACCACAGCACTACCCGGTCATCGTGAAGGGTGTCCCAGTTGAAACCCCAGAGGTACAACACGCCAAAGCCGCTCATACTGCTGCTCATGCTAAGGTTGCGAAATATGACCAATACACACCGATTCATGAGTCCACTAATCATCACGCCAAGAGTTTCTACAGCTCTCAACACGTGCCAGTGATCAAGAATGGAGTACCGGTCGAAACACCCGAAGTTCAACACGCCAAGGCCCTTCATGCTGCAGCCCACGCCAAGGCAGCAAAGTACGACACATACGCACCGGTTCATGGGGATTACTACGGCAGAAGCTATGGCTTATGGCACGATTTTCCAGCAATCAAGAATGGATTCCCAGTTGAAACACCGGAGGTTCAACATGCCAAGGCTGCCCACTTTGCGGCTCATCTGGAAGCAAAGGCACGACTTCACAAGCGCTCAGCTTACTCGGCACCACTGGTTCATGTTCCACTTGACACACCGGAAGTAGCCGCTGCCAAGGCAGCCCATTTTGCCGCCCATGCTGCCGCCAAAACCGGTCATGGTTCTCCAGCAGCTCATTGGGATCATTACGCTCCCGAACAGAGGGCTTGGCATGGACCTCTGCACTATCCGGTTATTGTCAAAGGTGTTCCAGTCGAGACCCCAGAAGTACAGCATGCCAAGGCCACTCATGCCGCTGCCTATGCTAAGGTTGCATCCACCGACCGATACATTCCGATCCATGAGGATCAGTACGCCAGAAACTATGACTCCTGGCATGGGTCCCAATACGTTCCGGTTGTGATCAAGAATGGAGTTCCCGTCGAGACGCCGGAGGTTCAGCATGCCAAAGCTGTTTTCCTGAGGGCCCACGCCTCTGCCAGTGTCCATTCGAGATCCTACGGTCACGATGACGATGATGGTTCCTACAAGCCCGAGTTGTATGATCGTGTCTACTGA